Proteins encoded by one window of Coregonus clupeaformis isolate EN_2021a unplaced genomic scaffold, ASM2061545v1 scaf1149, whole genome shotgun sequence:
- the LOC121561382 gene encoding uncharacterized protein LOC121561382 produces MEEDKMEEDKMEEDRLLQTVSPASSCLSVKSDHSRDRPNGDPRVQCGGTSPTSTVVSLNSTGSIDRPITFRDRTTSPYSRPLGAVSPTPSQLSLRSDHSMAPPITFTDGDLSGKQERVLSPCLSMKSDRSMYSPINFGKDASGKQERVWSPCLSMKSDRSMYSPINFGKDASGKQERVLSPCLSMKSDRSMYSPINFGKDASGKQERVWSPCLSMKSDWSMNMPINFGRDASELTASLLTEDHFRCSVCTEVLEKPVSIPCGHSYCRQCIETYWNQPDQTGEYDCPQCGKRFRTRPDLLTNSALEKVIGKLHQAGFKVPALPSHCYAGPGDVACDLCTEKQLKAVKSCLTCAASYCESHVRHHYTVAALQRHTLVEVTGHLDQKLCQLHHRALEVFCKTDQVSVCLLCVLQDHRSHDVIKNERDTDEAKTTNQHEQAALRLEAILQSDVQQKKTELTNTIQLEQILEKKATWELTYHAKHFYRGFEDVLNNDWTADSVVVAALGRPIDLGMLYDCRNDSYCSDLFLWNNKTIASMQLSLPRPHTEVKCVEGDSLQDRFRALDVTTPLRASVLSGLVEVGGAAGYLNHPVQSTLQDRVTLHYRTTTRLDMLSPRVLQEETDGTQHKATHVVMAVLYGAQAFFIFDSKHISGQQSGAGEADMHGVVKKMMPSFSADHIFSSLSDTEKLNSCLYQCTLHSDVDHVNGSMTYNKALKVYETLPKHLGQHGEKAVALYAWLYPLKNLGHSVEIRYFTKAECVLDHLRQATMICQEMMTDLTNGRVMKWFPDLKSRLSRLSELLQKYQSGFRSGLAMALKTMRESDGVDESRLRDILQNHDQSPFCPQSINLWLNNKAAEVKALNVCKTRNIPIMKSQEELDSVLISSKDRLLCFTLHLPCRMNIHSSPPWSSTHKRTKLISLDSRRHSDHSNLQI; encoded by the exons ATGGAGGAAGACAAAATGGAGGAAGACAAAATGGAGGAAGACAG GCTTCTGCAGACAGTATCTCCTGCATCAAGCTGTCTGTCCGTGAAAAGTGACCACTCCAGGGATCGACCAAATGGAGATCCCAG AGTTCAGTGTGGAGGAACATCACCTACCTCCACAGTTGTTTCCCTGAACAGTACCGGGTCCATTGATAGACCGATCACCTTCAGAGACAGAACCACAAGTCCATACTCCAG GCCTTTGGGAGCAGTATCTCCTACCCCAAGCCAACTCTCCTTGAGAAGTGACCACTCCATGGCTCCACCTATCACATTTACAGATGGAGATCTCAG TGGTAAACAGGAGAGGGTGTTGTCACCGtgtctgtccatgaagagtgatcGGTCCATGTACAGTCCCATTAACTttggaaaagatgccag TGGTAAACAGGAGAGGGTGTGGTCACCGtgtctgtccatgaagagtgatcGGTCCATGTACAGTCCCATTAACTttggaaaagatgccag TGGTAAACAGGAGAGGGTGTTGTCACCGtgtctgtccatgaagagtgatcGGTCCATGTACAGTCCCATTAACTttggaaaagatgccag TGGTAAACAGGAGAGGGTGTGGTCACCGtgtctgtccatgaagagtgattGGTCCATGAACATGCCCATTAACTTTGGAAGAGATGCCAG TGAGCTGACAGCCAGTCTGCTGACAGAGGACCACTTCAGATGCTCAGTGTGTACAGAGGTTCTGGAAAAGCCAGTCTCCAtcccctgtggacacagttactgcAGACAGTGCATTGAGACTTactggaaccagcctgatcagaCAGGAGAGTACGACTGCCCCCAGTGCGGAAAGAGATTCAGAACACGTCCTGACCTCCTCACTAACTCAGCCTTGGAGAAGGTGATTGGGAAACTCCACCAGGCAGGGTTCAAGGTCCCTGCTCTTCCCAGTCACTGCTacgctggacctggagatgtggcctGTGATCTCTGCACTGAGAAACAGCTCAAAGCTGTGAAGTCCTGTCTGACCTGCGCCGCCTCCTACTGCGAGAGTCACGTCAGGCATCACTACACCGTAGCAGCTCTGCAGAGACACACCCTGGTGGAGGTGACTGGACACCTGGACCAGAAACTGTGCCAGCTGCACCACAGAGCTCTGGAGGTCTTCTGTAAGACAGACCAGGTCTCTGTGTGTCTTCTGTGTGTCTTGCAAGACCACAGAAGCCATGATGTCATAAAGAATGAGAGAGATACTGATGAG GCAAAAACCACAAATCAACACGAACAGGCTGCGTTGAGATTGGAAGCAATATTACAGAGCGATGTCCAACAAAAGAAAACAGAACTAACCAACACGATCCAACTGGAACAG ATTTTAGAGAAAAAAGCTACCTGGGAACTGACCTATCATGCAAAACATTTCTACAGAGGCTTTGAGGATGTTCTTAACAATG ACTGGACAGCAGACAGTGTTGTGGTGGCTGCCCTCGGTCGTCCCATAGATCTTGGGATGTTGTATGACTGCCGTAATGACTCGTATTGTTCAG ATTTGTTTCTGTGGAACAACAAGACCATTGCTTCAATGCAACTGTCCCTCCCTCGGCCTCACACAGAGGTGAAGTGTGTTGAAGGAGACTCCCTACAGGATAGGTTCAGGGCTCTGGATGTGACCACTCCTCTGAGAGCCAGTGTCTTGTCTGGACTGGTGGAGGTCGGTGGTGCTGCTGGATACCTGAACCATCCTGTTCAGTCCACACTGCAGGACCGGGTCACTCTACACTACAGAACCACTACCAGACTGGACATGCTCAGTCCCAGGGTGCTTCAGGAGGAGACAGACGGAACACAACACAAGGCAACACATGTGGTGATGGCTGTTCTCTACGGAGCTCAAGCATTCTTTATCTTTGACAGCAAACACATCAGCGGACAACAAAGTGGTGCAGGAGAGGCAGATATGCACGGTGTTGTGAAGAAGATGATGCCGTCCTTCAGTGCAGATCATATATTTTCCAGCTTGAGTGACACTGAGAAACTAAACAGTTGCTTGTATCAGTGTACTCTCCACAGTGATGTAGACCATGTCAATGGCTCCATGACTTATAACAAAGCTTTGAAAGTCTATGAAACTCTCCCGAAGCACCTTGGACAGCATGGAGAGAAAGCGGTGGCTCTGTACGCCTGGCTCTATCCTCTGAAGAATCTGGGACATTCAGTTGAAATCCGATATTTCACAAAGGCAGAGTGTGTGCTGGACCATCTGAGGCAGGCCACCATGATATGTCAGGAGATGATGACAGACTTGACCAATGGTCGTGTGATGAAATGGTTTCCTGATCTGAAGTCTAGACTGTCTAGATTATCAGAGCTGCTGCAGAAGTACCAGTCAGGGTTCAGGAGCGGGCTGGCCATGGCATTAAAGACCATGAGAGAGAGTGACGGGGTGGATGAAAGCAGACTGAGAGACATTCTCCAGAACCATGACCAGTCACCGTTCTGTCCTCAGTCCATTAACCTGTGGCTAAACAACAAGGCAGCGGAGGTGAAGGCTCTGAATGTCTGTAAAACAAGAAACATCCCCATAATGAAATCTCAGGAAGAGCTGGACAGCGTCCTCATATCCTCAAAGGACAGGCTGCTGTGCTTCACTCTCCACCTCCCCTGCAGGATGAATATCCATTCCTCTCCACCATGGAGCAGCACACACAAGAGAACCAAACTGATCTCACTGGACAGCAGGAGACACAGCGACCATTCAAACCTCCAGATTTAA